In Acinonyx jubatus isolate Ajub_Pintada_27869175 chromosome B3, VMU_Ajub_asm_v1.0, whole genome shotgun sequence, a genomic segment contains:
- the SENP8 gene encoding sentrin-specific protease 8 translates to MDPVVLSYMDSLLRQSDVSLLDPPSWLNDHIIGFAFEYFANSQFHDCSDHVCFISPEVTQFIKCTSNQAEIAMFLEPLDLPNKRVVFLAINDNSNEAAGGTHWSLLVYVQDKNSFLHYDSHSRSNSVHAKQVAEKLEAFLGRKGDKLAFVEERAPAQQNSYDCGMYVICNTEALCQNFFRQQPESLLQLLTPTYITKKRGEWKDLIARLAKN, encoded by the coding sequence ATGGACCCTGTAGTTTTGAGTTACATGGACAGTCTACTGCGGCAATCAGATGTCTCGCTGTTGGATCCTCCAAGCTGGCTCAATGACCATATTATTGGATTTGCCTTTGAGTACTTTGCCAACAGTCAGTTTCATGACTGCTCTGACCATGTCTGCTTCATCAGTCCCGAAGTTACCCAGTTCATCAAGTGCACTAGCAACCAAGCAGAGATTGCCATGTTCCTTGAACCCCTAGACCTCCCCAACAAGAGAGTTGTATTTTTAGCCATCAATGATAATTCCAATGAGGCAGCTGGGGGAACCCATTGGAGTTTGTTGGTTTATGTCCAAGATAAAAATAGCTTTCTTCATTATGATTCCCATAGCAGAAGCAACTCAGTTCATGCAAAGCAGGTAGCAGAGAAACTGGAGGCTTTCTTaggcagaaaaggagacaaaCTAGCCTTTGTGGAAGAGAGAGCCCCTGCTCAACAAAACAGCTATGACTGTGGGATGTATGTGATATGTAACACTGAGGCCTTGTGTCAGAACTTCTTTAGGCAACAACCAGAATCACTACTGCAGCTACTCACTCCTACATACATCACAAAGAAAAGGGGGGAATGGAAAGATCTCATTGCCAGACTTGCCAAAAATTAG